The genomic interval GAGTTCATCAACTTTTTAAAAGATGCCCCGCCCGAAGCGCTAGAGCACATGTTTGCCCCTGGCGACAGCGTGCAAATTGCCAATGGCCCGTTGCAAGGCTTAGAGGGTAAATACATGGCGCACGATGGCGAAACCCGAGCCTTTGTGTTGGTCGACTTGTTGGGCCAGCCTCAAAAATTGCGCATGGCCGTCGAAAGCTTACGTGTGAATATATAAATATACATATGGAAATATATTTCATCGCAACGAAGCAAAAAGGGCTCATATCCAGCGGATTGCATGCCATCTTGATGAGTATTTGACAGATAATCTAATTTTGCTCTTGAGCGAAAGGGCGGTAGCGTGCCCAGCCCTGTATTTATCTAGCTTTGCCAGTGTCAGCTAATTCTTTTTTAACCATCCCTCAACACATTGCCATCATCATGGACGGCAATGGTCGCTGGGCCCAAAAACGCCACATGCCCCGCACCGTAGGTCATGCCAAAGGCGCAGCGGGCGTCAAGGCGTTGGTTGAGTCTTGCGCTGAAAAGGGCATCAAATACCTCACGCTTTTCGCCTTCAGCACCGAAAACTGGAAACGCCCTGCTGACGAGGTGTCTACCCTCATGGGGCTGTTTGTGCAGTACCTTGAAAAAGAAATGGGCGCCTTGGCGGCCGCCGGTGTGCGCCTGAAGGTCATTGGCGATGTGGCGGGCTTTCCGGCTGAGCTGCAAACCCGCATCCATGCCGCAGAAGCCAGCACACAAAACAACCAAGCCATCACACTCACTGTGGCTGCCAACTATGGCGGCCAGTGGGACGTGGTGCAAGCCGTTAAAAACTGGCAAGCAGCCAACCCCGGCGCAGACGTGGCAGACCTCACACAAGAGCGGTTGGCTCAGCACCTCAGCACCGCAGGCATGCCCGACCCAGACTTGCTCATCCGCACGGGCGGCGAGCAACGCATCAGCAACTTTTTGCTATGGCAATCTGCCTATGCCGAGCTGTACTTCACCGATGCCCTGTGGCCCGAATTTAACGAAGCCGAGCTAAGCAAAGCCCTGCACTGGTTCGCCACCCGCGAGCGCCGTTTTGGCAAAGTAGCAAACACCCAAGTAAAAGAAACCGCATGACAGAACAAGCCTTTGAACACGACGACGAAATAAGCCTTCTAGACATCTTGGTCACCTTGGCCGAGTCGTGGAAGCTGTTGGTATTTGGCCCCTTAATCGCTGGCGTGCTGGCTGGCGCCTTGAGCTTTTTGTGGCCCAAAACCTTTGAGTCTGTGGCCATTGTTCGGTTGACCGAGCAAGAGCTGGCCTTGATCAACTCTGCCCCCGTGCTTGACCCGCTGATTGAAAAATTTGGCTTGTTGCCGGAGTTTGATGGCATTCAAGACGATGCCCGCCAATACCTAGCCAAAAAGCTGGTGGGCAAGTCGGATAAAAAAACGGGCCTAGCCACCATTACGGCTGCAGCCAACACGCCAGAGCGCGCGCAAGAGCTAGGCAGGGCGGCTATGGATGCTTTGCTAAAAGAACTCTTACCCAAGGGTAAAAACAAAGACCAAGTTGAGCAGCAAATTCTGTCAAACGAACGCATCATTGCCAGCTCGGCAGACGCCATTGATCAGCTGCAAAAGCAAATTGGCAAAGCAGGCCAAAACGATGCTGGGCTAGAAGTGGTAATGAAGTATTACGCTTCGTTAACTGCCGAAGTGGCCAAGAAAGAGCTTGAAAACGTTGAGCTGAAAAAGAGCTTGGCTGTGCGAGGTGATGAGGTTTATGTGCAGCAGGCTAGTTTGCCGCAGCGTAAGGTTTCGTCAAAGCCTAACTTGGTTGTTTTGTCGGCTGTGCTTACCTCGTGCTTTGCATTGCTTATGTTTGTGTTTGTTCGTAAGGCATGGGCCTCAGCTGTGCAAGATGCAGAGTCGGCTAGCAAGCTGGCTTTAATAAAGCAGGCTTTGGGCATGCGTGCAAATTAATCTAAAGCTAACTTAAAAATTACTGCGATGAAAAAAATAGCAATTGTTGGTCTGGGGTATGTTGGCTTGCCGCTTGCCGTTGAGTTTGGTAAACGGCGCGCCACCATTGGTTTTGATATCAACCAAACTCGTGTTAACGAGTTGCAATTGGGTAAAGACCATACCCTCGAATGCACTCCTGAAGAGTTAAAAAGTGCCGTTCACTTAAGCTATAGCGCCGATCTACAAGAGTTGCAGCAGGCCCAAATTTTCATTCTTACCGTGCCCACACCGGTGGATCAAGCCAATCGTCCGGACCTTACGCCGCTGGTCAAAGCTAGCGAAGCCGTGGGCAAGGCGCTCAAGGTGGGCGATATTGTCGTTTACGAATCTACCGTCTACCCTGGTGCTACAGAAGAAGTGTGCGTGCCCGTACTCGAAAAGTTCAGCGGACTGAAATTCAATGCGGACTTTTTCTGCGGCTATAGCCCAGAACGCATCAACCCCGGCGACAAAGAGCACCGATTGCCCACTATTAAAAAAGTCACCAGCGGCAGCACGCTCGCAGTTGCCGAAGAGGTTGATCAGCTCTACAAACAGATCATTACCGCAGGCACGCACAAAGCTAGCTGCATTAAGGTGGCCGAAGCCGCCAAAGTGATTGAAAACACCCAGCGCGACGTGAACATTGCGCTCATGAACGAACTCAGCCTGATTTTCAACAAGCTGGGCATCGACACTCTGGAAGTGCTTCAAGCTGCAGGCACCAAGTGGAACTTTTTGCCCTTCAGGCCCGGCTTGGTGGGGGGGCACTGCATCGGCGTGGACCCTTATTACCTGACCCACAAGGCACAAGAAGTGGGCTACCACCCGGAAGTGATTTTGGCGGGCCGTCGCATCAACGACAGCATGGCCAGCCATGTGGCCGACGAGACCATCAAACTCATGTTGCGCAAAGGCCAGCCCGTGCTGGGTAGCAAGGTGTTGGTGTTGGGCCTGACCTTCAAAGAAAACTGTCCAGATGTGCGCAACACCAAGGTAGTGGACATCGTCAAAGCCCTGCGCGGCTACAACACCCAAGTGGACGTGTACGACCCTTGGATTGACGTGGCGGAGGCTCAGCACGAATACGGCCTGGCCTGCCTGAGCGAGGCCCCATCCCAAGGGCAATACGCCGCCATCGTCTTGGCTGTGGGCCACCGCCAATTCTTGGCCATGGGTGAGCTGGGCATAAAAGCCTTTGGCCAACCCGGCGCTGTGCTGTACGACGTCAAAAGCATCTTACCCATGGGCGCAGCTGACGGAAGACTATGAACATGACCCCTTACGAACAAGTCTTAAAAGCACTCCCAGCATCGCCTAAGACCTGGTTGGTCACGGGCGTGGCCGGTTTCATTGGCAGCAACCTGCTGGAAGCCCTGCTCAAGCTGGACCAGCGCGTTGTGGGCTTGGACAATTTCGCCACCGGCTACCAACATAACCTGGACGAAGTGCAAAGCCTGGTCACACCCGCGCAATGGGATAACTTCCAGTTCATTCAAGGCGACATCCGCCAACTGGAAGACTGCCAACTGGCTTGCGCAGGGGTGGACTTTGTGTTGCATCAAGCAGCCTTGGGCAGCGTGCCCCGAAGCTTGGCTGACCCCATCACCACCAACAGTGCCAACATAACCGGCTTCTTGAACATGCTGGTGGCCGCCCGCGACGCGCAGGTAAAAAGTTTCACCTACGCCGCTAGCAGTAGCACCTACGGTGATCACCCCGCTTTGCCCAAGGTCGAAGACAACATCGGCAAACCGCTGAGCCCCTATGCCGTGACCAAATACGTCAACGAGCTCTACGCCGACGTGTTTTCAAAGTGCTACGGATTTCACACCATCGGCCTGCGCTACTTCAATGTGTTTGGCCCTCGTCAAAACCCCAATGGGGCCTATGCCGCCGTCATCCCCAAATGGGTGTCCTCGCTGCTTAAAGGCGAGACGGTCTTTATTAACGGCGATGGCGAAACCAGCCGTGACTTCTCGTTCATTCAAAACGCCATCCAAGCCAACCTGCTTGCCGCGACTTCCCGCGACGAAGCCAGAAACCAGGTTTACAACATGGCCGTGGGCGACCGTACCACCCTTAAACAGCTGTTTGCCTTGGTGCGTGACAACCTGGGGCCTTTTGGCGTGTCGGCTAGCACCGAGCCTGAATACCGCGACTTCCGCGCGGGCGATGTGCGCCACAGTCTGGCTGACACCAGCAAAGCTCAGCGCTTGTTAGGTTATGAACCTACTCACCGCATTGCCGAAGGCATTCAATCGGCGACGCGTTGGTATGTGGATCACCAGAACCTGTTGCAATGAGCACCCGATCAAAGCATGAGCCTGATCAAAACTGTTTCGTTCCCCCCCCTCGGCGATGACCGAGGCTCGCTCGTGGCACTGGAAGCACACAAAACCGTGCCCTTTGATGTCAAGCGGGTGTATTACATCTTTGGCACGCAATCTGGCGTTTCGCGGGGTTTTCATGCGCACCGGGCCCTGGAGCAAGTGGCTGTCTGCGTGACGGGCAAGTGCCGCATGGTGCTCGACGATGGGCGGCAACGCGAGGAGGTTTGGCTGGACTCACCCACCAAGGGTTTGTTGATCGGAGACCTTGTTTGGCGAGAGATGCACGACTTCAGTCCCGACTGTGTGTTGCTGGTGCTGGCTAGTGAGCACTACAACGAAGCGGACTACATCCGCAGTTACGACGACTTCAAACAGGCCTTGAAATCATGAGCTTTATTCACCCCTTGGCCGATGTGGCTGAAAGTCAAATCGGAGAAGGTACCCGGGTCTGGCAATTTGTGGTCGTGCTTAAAGGTGCCAAGATTGGGGCGGATTGCAACATATGCGCTCAAACTTTGATTGAAGGTAATGTGGTGATTGGTGACCGGGTTACGGTCAAGTCTGGCGTTCAAATTTGGGACGAATCGGTCATTAGCGACGATGTTTTTATCGGTCCCAACGTCACTTTTTCCAACGACCTCTACCCTAGATCAAAACAATATCCGACGCAATTCAACGGCATCACCATTCACAACGGTGCCAGCATCGGCGCCAATGCCACTTTGTTGCCGGGCATTACGATTGGCGAAAAGGCCATGGTAGGTGCTGGTTCAGTGGTTACCAAAGACGTGCCAGCCCGAGCTGTGGTGGTTGGCAATCCAGCGAAAATCGTGAGGTATCTTGATGATTCCGTTTCTTGATTTAAAAGTCATCAACCAACAACATCGCCAAGCTCTGATCGACGCGGCCACCCGCGTCATCGACTCGGGTTGGTATGTGTTGGGCCAAGAGGTCAAAGCCTTTGAGCAAGAATTTGCCAGCTACTGCAGCACCCAGCATTGCGTGGGCATGGCCAACGGCTTGGACGCGCTAGTGTTAACCCTGCGCGCTTGGAAAGAGCTGGGTAAGCTCAAAGAGGGTGACGAGGTCATTGTTCCGGCCAACACCTACATTGCCAGCGTTTTGGCGATCACTGAAAACCGGCTCAAGCCCGTTTTGGTGGAGCCCGACGAGCACAGCTACAACCTTTGCCCCCAGAAGGTGCGCCAAGCCATCACGCCCAAAACCAAGGCCATCGTTGCGGTGCACTTGTATGGGCAATTGGCTCCCATGAAGGCGATCATGGATTTGGCAGATGAGCACGACCTCTTGGTGCTAGAGGACTCGGCCCAAGCGCACGGCGCCATGGTGGACGGCCAGCGTGCGGGCAGCTGGGGCCATGCTTCTGGTTTCAGCTTTTACCCTGGTAAAAATATGGGCGCCTTGGGTGATGCTGGCGCCATGACTACCAATGACGCCGAATTGGCCCTAACCGTGCGTGCTCTGGGCAACTACGGCAGCCACAAAAAATACGAAAACCTCTACCAAGGCCTCAACAGCCGTTTGGACGAAATGCAAGCCGCGCTTCTGCGAGTGAAGTTGCAATACTTAGACGCCGACACCTTGGTACGCCAGAAAATTGCCGTGGCGTACGCCCAAGGCATCACCAACCCGCTGGTGACTTTGCCCATCGCCCCCAGCTCAACGGTGACCAGCTTGCAAAACCACGTGTTCCATTTGTTTGTGGTGCGCGTCAAAGCACGCGCCGCGTTCCAAGCCCGCCTCAAGGCGTCGGGCATTGACACGCTGATCCATTACCCCATTCCACCGCACCAGCAACAGGCTTACCGCGATTATCAGAACTTGTCATTGCCATTGACCGAAATAATTCACCAAGAAGTGGTGAGTTTGCCCATCGGGCCCACCATGGGTATGGGCGAAGTGGCCGAAGTGATTGCTGCATGTAACCGTTTCTCCGCCTGACATTGTGACCCTCATCAAAACCAGCTTGCTCAACGCCATCGCGGTGGGCGTTCGGATGCTCACCTTGTTGGGCATCAATAAAATATTGGCTATTTACGTGGGGCCAGCGGGCTACGCGGCCTTAGGTCAGTTCCAAAACGCGGTGCAAATGATCAGCACCCTCGCCAGCGGCGCGATCAACACAGGAGTGACCAAATACACCGCTGAATATCACGAAGACGAGGCGCTGCAGCGCGCAGTTTGGCAGACGTCGGGAACTATCGCGCTGGCTGGTTCGGTCTTGCTTGGTGTGTTGGTCTTCGCCTTTAAGACCGAATTAGCTCAGTGGTTTTTAAACGATGAGAGCTTGGCCTCTGTGTTTGGTTGGTTTGCGGCCACGTTGGTCTTGTTTGTCTTCAATACATTGTTGTTGGCAATTATTAATGGTAAAAAAGATATTAATCGCTACGTCGTGGCTAATATTGCGGGAAGTGTGTTTTCATTGTTGGTGACCGCTGTGATGGTGGTGCAATGGGGCTTGTTGGGGGCTTTGATCGGTTTTGCTATTTACCAGTCCTTGGCGTTCTTTGTCACCTTGGCATTGTGTGTCAAGACTCCTTGGTTTCGAATTAGCTACTTATTTGGTCGTATAGATAAAGAAGTAGGCCAGAACATGGCCAAGTACGCAGCCATGGCCTTAACATCAGCCGCGACAATACCTCTGAGTCACATCCTCATTCGCAATCATTTAGCCGAGACTTTGGGCTGGCAGGCTGCTGGTTATTGGGAAGCTATGTGGCGCTTAAGTGGCGTTTACCTTTTGTTGTTGACGACGACGTTAAGCGTTTACTATTTACCTAGACTGTCTGAGCTGAAAAAAAAAGATGCAATTAAAAAAGAAATATTCGTCAGTTACATAATAATCGTGCCTGTTGCAGTATTGGGCAGTTTAAGCATGTATTTTTTACGTGACATATTACTTGAATTGCTATTTACTCGTGACTTTATTCCTGTGCGTGAATTATTCGGATGGCAAATGATTGGCGACACTATAAAAATAAGTAGTTGGATATTGTCTTATGTAGTTCTAGGTAAGGCAATGTATAAGACATTTATATTTTCAGAAATAACACATTCAATTTTATTTGTAATAACTGTACTTGTGCTCACAAGTTATTTTGGAATTGAGGGGGTAGTGATTGCTCATGCTGCAACCTATTTGTTATATTTGGGAGCAATGATTGCTGCTGTAATGTTTTACTTAAAAAAATTAAAAGAATGAAAATATTATTGTTGGGGGAATATAGTGGCCTTCATAGAAATTTAAAAGAAGGATTGATTGAGCTTGGGCACAGTCCTGTAGTGGCATCTGCCGGAGATGGCTGGAAAAATGTCCCTAGGGATATTGATTTAAGGTCATCTGGATCGGGTCTTTCTGGTAAGATCAAAAGTTTAGCAAAACCCTTTCAATCGTTGAAAAAATTGAAAGGGTTTGAGGTAGTTCAGTTAATTAATCCATTCATTTTTTATAATAGATTTATACCGAATAGAAGGTTTTACAGCGAAGTAGTTGAAGGCAACGACTCCTTTTTTTTGCTTGCTGCTGGCGATGATGCTTATTACTGGAGGGTCGCACGGGCAAAACTAAAATACGGCCCCTTTAATGATTTTCTTGAGTTTGATATAAAGGCTAAAAACTTCTTTATGTCTAGCGATCATGCGTTCAAATTTAATGAATATATTGCTAACAAAGCAAAAGGAATCATACCGATAATGTATGACTATCAGATTGGGTATGAGGGGAGAAAGAATCTCCGGCCTGCTATACCTATCCCAATAAATTTATCGCTTGTCAACTTCAGGCCAAATATAGTAAAAAATAAATTAGTTGTTTTTCATGGACTTAATCGGTATGGATTTAAAGGTACAAAATACGTAGAAAGTGCTTTTGAATATTTAGGAAAAAAATATCCAAATGACTTGGAGTTGATAATTAAAGGTCATATGCCATTGGCTGAATATCTCACCCTAATGGAAAGAGCAAATGTTGTAATTGATCAAACTAGTTCATATTCTCTCGGTATAAGTGGAATTTATGCTCTTGCGATGGGGAAAGTCGTTATGGGAGGGGCCGAAAGGGAGTCTTTAGACTGTTTTAAAATCCAAAAATCACCAGTTATAAATATAATTCCAGACTCATATGATCTTATTCAAAAGATTGAAGCATTATTGGAGCGTAGATCGGATATAGAGTTTCTTGGGGAAGAATCGCGAAAATATTGCGAAGATCACCACTCTCATTTAAAAGTCGCGCAAAAGTATGTTGAGCAATGGCGCGCTAAAGATTTAATAGGTTTTGATAAATGCTAAGCATTTTTAGAAATGCCGACAAGCCATACTTTTGGCTTATAGGTATATTAATGCCGACTGTGCCGCTTGTAATTTTATTTAGCGCTAATTTTGAATACTTTTTAACAATAATATCTTTTTTTTCATTTGAGATATTTTTGTGTGTATTTTTACTATCTGGGCCACGAGTGGCCTATTGCGATGTAGATGCTGAGAGTCTCGTCGGGCTTGTGAAATTTTTACTTTTTTTGATTTCGCCAGTTGTAATATATCCTATTTATGAATTAATTATTGGAGTTTCCCATTCTGGAGCCTCTGCATATTTACTCGAATCAAGGGTTAAAATGCTGGAGGGGCAGGGGAGCCAGTTTGGATATTTTGTATTTTTTTTGCTGAAGATTGCATCAATACTCGTGTTAATTTTGACTTATTTTGAAAATAAGTTAAGTATTTATTCGAAGTTTTCGATTTGTATAGTTGTAATTGCTCAATTAAGTGAGGGGGGGCGTTCATTTGCATTCTTTATACTGCTCTCAGTTTTTTTTATTCAAATGTGCAAAAAAGGTTTCCCTGTTATAAAGTTATTTTTTTTTAGTATAGTTACTATTGTGTTGTTTAGTATGTCGATGCCTGTCTTTAGGTTGGACGTCCCCTTGACATTTGGTACATTTTCGACGGGGCTGCTTTGGTTTTTTGGTTATTCTATAGCGGGGTTTCTTTCGTTTGAACATATATACAATAACGACATTCAATTATATTGGCGGTCATTTGAAGCTCTAATTTCATCGATGGGTTCTGATGCTTGGCATGAATATATTATTGATCCCTATGTTGTGATTCCAGGGGATATGGAAATCAACACCTTTTCAGCATATGGATTGTACTTTAATTATTTTGGATACGGAATTTTAATATTTTTAATTGCCAAAACCTTGGTGGTAGCGTTTTTCTACAGGATGCAATTGAGTAACCCTGTATTTCAGTTAATTTACATCCTCTTGCTCGCATCTTATCCGATGATTGGATTGACAGATTATTTTGTGGATAATTTATATTTATCCTTGCAACTTTTAATTATGTATAAGTTGCTACGTTTGGTGCTTGTTTTCAGGTCAATGTTTTTTAAGACTAAATTATAGTATACATCTGCAGCAAGCTGGAGGAGTTGGAAATATGTGTGGAATAGCTGGTACAGTTGGAATTGAGTATTCGACAGCTGCTTTCAAGTTGGCTTCGAGTTTTATGGATGTTCGTGGGCCTGATGGTGAAGGCCTCTGGCGTGAAGGTGGCGTCGTGTTACTGCATAGACGTTTATCAATTATTGACTTGTCTGAGTTTGCTGCGCAGCCTATGCAATCATCTTGCGGCCGATATATAGTTGTTTTTAATGGTGAAATTTTTAATTATAAAGAACTTAGAAAAGGTATTGAGGGGGATTACCCGTTTAATTCGAATTCGGATACTGAGGTCGTTCTTGCATATTTTGCAAAATTTGGACCGAAAGCGTTAGATAGTTTTCGCGGCATGTTTTCTCTGGCAATCTGGGATAAATACAAGGCTGAACTTTTTATTGCACGAGATCGATTGGGTGTTAAGCCGCTGTATTATGCGTCCATTGACAAGGGGTTTGCATTTGCTTCACGACCGCAAGCATTGTGCGCATTAGTTCCGGGGCTTAATAGAGGCATTGATAAACAAGCTTTAAGATATTTTATGGAGGCTGGATATGTTCCCGCACCTTATTCAATATTTAAAGGAGTTAAAAAGCTTGAGCCAGGATGCTACCTGACCGTAACAAGTCAAGGCATTAGTCAGACGAAATATTGGTCTATTGATAGTGTCGATACTGATAAATCAATAGTTGGTGTTAACGAAGATTCTTTACTCGAGGAGCTTGATTCGCTTATCAATGATTCTGTGAGATTACGTATGGTGAGTGATGTCCCCCTAGGTGCATTTCTATCTGGCGGTATTGATAGTACAGTAGTGGCTGCATATATGATGAAGCATAGCTCAGAGCCGGTCAGGACGTTCACTATTGGATTCCAAGATCAGGCGTTTGATGAGAGTAGCTATGCAGCATCCGTTGCGGCTCATCTGGGTACTGCACATACATGTGAAATGCTTGCAGTTGACGATCTTCTTAAATTAATGCCTACGTTCATCAAGCAATATGATGAGCCATTCTTTGATTACTCTGCATTTCCTGTAATGGCCGTTTCTCGACTTGCAAAACGATCTGTTGCAGTGAGTTTGTCTGGTGATGGCGGGGATGAGGCTTTTGGGGGTTACCACTATTATCGAATGATGGCTGGTTTGCAACAGGTACATCGCCTGCCTGCGGCGCTGCGAAATTTTGTTGGTTCAATACTAAAACACGCGCCTGCGCAGCGAGTGCGTTGGCTTGCTAGGGTTCTCGAAAGCGACAATCCGGCACCGGCATATGCCTTTATGCGAGGCGTAATCAAAGATGCAACTCATATTATGAAACCCTCTCTTTTGACTTCAACGAAGTCATTGAGTCAGCTTTTTGCAGAGCGAGCTGCTCTTTTCCCTGTCGGATTATCCTACGCAGAGATAGGTATGCGACTCGATATGGCTTACACATTGCCGGATGACTATCTGCAAAAAGTGGACGTCGGATCAATGGCTTTTTCTCTCGAGGCCCGAGATCCTCTGCTCGACCATACGATCATTGAATGGGCTGCCAAATTACCTCTTGAATGGAAGTTGCGTGGCGGTATAAATAAGTACTTGCTGCGTAAACTCGCATATCGACATGTGCCGCGTGAAATACTAGATCGACCAAAAATGGGTTTTGGTGTGCCTATGGCCCAGTGGTTAAGGGGCGGTTTGCGTCTTTGGGGAGAGTCTTTATTAAAAGACGATCAAGCATTCGATGCCTTGGAGCTTGATGCTCAGGCAGTTAGGACGTTATGGAATGCGCACCAAGCAAATCAATTGCAGGCCCACACGGCCCTTTGGAGTGTTTTGGTAATGCTCCAATTCTATCGTTCTCAGTTTCAATCGGAATGATCTACTGCAAAGAAATTTCTAAATGAAAATTGTCATAAATGCGTTGTCTGCACGCCTTGGCGGTGGACAGACCTATTTAAAGAACCTATTGGCCCATCTGCCTGAGTATCCAGACTTAAGTATTCTGATTTATGCGCCGGATTCATTATGCCTACCTGATAGCCACCAAATTCGACGTGGTAGTACGAATTGGCCGACTGATAATCCAATATTACGTACTTTATGGGAGAAATTCGTCTTGCCGCGTATCCTCGTTAAAGAGAACGCACAAATTTTGTTTTGCCCTGGTGGAATAATCACATCGTGTGTCCCCTCTGGCTGCAAGACAGTAACGATGTTTCGCAACATGATTCCGTTCGATCCAGTCGCTCTCGCACGAGTTCCACTAGGTCTGCAGAAACTTCGCAATGTCATTCTGAAGCAGATCATGCTGCGC from Limnohabitans curvus carries:
- a CDS encoding isoprenyl transferase: MPVSANSFLTIPQHIAIIMDGNGRWAQKRHMPRTVGHAKGAAGVKALVESCAEKGIKYLTLFAFSTENWKRPADEVSTLMGLFVQYLEKEMGALAAAGVRLKVIGDVAGFPAELQTRIHAAEASTQNNQAITLTVAANYGGQWDVVQAVKNWQAANPGADVADLTQERLAQHLSTAGMPDPDLLIRTGGEQRISNFLLWQSAYAELYFTDALWPEFNEAELSKALHWFATRERRFGKVANTQVKETA
- a CDS encoding Wzz/FepE/Etk N-terminal domain-containing protein, whose product is MTEQAFEHDDEISLLDILVTLAESWKLLVFGPLIAGVLAGALSFLWPKTFESVAIVRLTEQELALINSAPVLDPLIEKFGLLPEFDGIQDDARQYLAKKLVGKSDKKTGLATITAAANTPERAQELGRAAMDALLKELLPKGKNKDQVEQQILSNERIIASSADAIDQLQKQIGKAGQNDAGLEVVMKYYASLTAEVAKKELENVELKKSLAVRGDEVYVQQASLPQRKVSSKPNLVVLSAVLTSCFALLMFVFVRKAWASAVQDAESASKLALIKQALGMRAN
- the tviB gene encoding Vi polysaccharide biosynthesis UDP-N-acetylglucosamine C-6 dehydrogenase TviB codes for the protein MKKIAIVGLGYVGLPLAVEFGKRRATIGFDINQTRVNELQLGKDHTLECTPEELKSAVHLSYSADLQELQQAQIFILTVPTPVDQANRPDLTPLVKASEAVGKALKVGDIVVYESTVYPGATEEVCVPVLEKFSGLKFNADFFCGYSPERINPGDKEHRLPTIKKVTSGSTLAVAEEVDQLYKQIITAGTHKASCIKVAEAAKVIENTQRDVNIALMNELSLIFNKLGIDTLEVLQAAGTKWNFLPFRPGLVGGHCIGVDPYYLTHKAQEVGYHPEVILAGRRINDSMASHVADETIKLMLRKGQPVLGSKVLVLGLTFKENCPDVRNTKVVDIVKALRGYNTQVDVYDPWIDVAEAQHEYGLACLSEAPSQGQYAAIVLAVGHRQFLAMGELGIKAFGQPGAVLYDVKSILPMGAADGRL
- a CDS encoding NAD-dependent epimerase/dehydratase family protein, with product MTPYEQVLKALPASPKTWLVTGVAGFIGSNLLEALLKLDQRVVGLDNFATGYQHNLDEVQSLVTPAQWDNFQFIQGDIRQLEDCQLACAGVDFVLHQAALGSVPRSLADPITTNSANITGFLNMLVAARDAQVKSFTYAASSSTYGDHPALPKVEDNIGKPLSPYAVTKYVNELYADVFSKCYGFHTIGLRYFNVFGPRQNPNGAYAAVIPKWVSSLLKGETVFINGDGETSRDFSFIQNAIQANLLAATSRDEARNQVYNMAVGDRTTLKQLFALVRDNLGPFGVSASTEPEYRDFRAGDVRHSLADTSKAQRLLGYEPTHRIAEGIQSATRWYVDHQNLLQ
- a CDS encoding sugar 3,4-ketoisomerase, with the protein product MSLIKTVSFPPLGDDRGSLVALEAHKTVPFDVKRVYYIFGTQSGVSRGFHAHRALEQVAVCVTGKCRMVLDDGRQREEVWLDSPTKGLLIGDLVWREMHDFSPDCVLLVLASEHYNEADYIRSYDDFKQALKS
- a CDS encoding acyltransferase; the encoded protein is MSFIHPLADVAESQIGEGTRVWQFVVVLKGAKIGADCNICAQTLIEGNVVIGDRVTVKSGVQIWDESVISDDVFIGPNVTFSNDLYPRSKQYPTQFNGITIHNGASIGANATLLPGITIGEKAMVGAGSVVTKDVPARAVVVGNPAKIVRYLDDSVS
- a CDS encoding DegT/DnrJ/EryC1/StrS family aminotransferase; protein product: MIPFLDLKVINQQHRQALIDAATRVIDSGWYVLGQEVKAFEQEFASYCSTQHCVGMANGLDALVLTLRAWKELGKLKEGDEVIVPANTYIASVLAITENRLKPVLVEPDEHSYNLCPQKVRQAITPKTKAIVAVHLYGQLAPMKAIMDLADEHDLLVLEDSAQAHGAMVDGQRAGSWGHASGFSFYPGKNMGALGDAGAMTTNDAELALTVRALGNYGSHKKYENLYQGLNSRLDEMQAALLRVKLQYLDADTLVRQKIAVAYAQGITNPLVTLPIAPSSTVTSLQNHVFHLFVVRVKARAAFQARLKASGIDTLIHYPIPPHQQQAYRDYQNLSLPLTEIIHQEVVSLPIGPTMGMGEVAEVIAACNRFSA
- a CDS encoding O-antigen translocase, whose protein sequence is MTLIKTSLLNAIAVGVRMLTLLGINKILAIYVGPAGYAALGQFQNAVQMISTLASGAINTGVTKYTAEYHEDEALQRAVWQTSGTIALAGSVLLGVLVFAFKTELAQWFLNDESLASVFGWFAATLVLFVFNTLLLAIINGKKDINRYVVANIAGSVFSLLVTAVMVVQWGLLGALIGFAIYQSLAFFVTLALCVKTPWFRISYLFGRIDKEVGQNMAKYAAMALTSAATIPLSHILIRNHLAETLGWQAAGYWEAMWRLSGVYLLLLTTTLSVYYLPRLSELKKKDAIKKEIFVSYIIIVPVAVLGSLSMYFLRDILLELLFTRDFIPVRELFGWQMIGDTIKISSWILSYVVLGKAMYKTFIFSEITHSILFVITVLVLTSYFGIEGVVIAHAATYLLYLGAMIAAVMFYLKKLKE
- a CDS encoding glycosyltransferase yields the protein MKILLLGEYSGLHRNLKEGLIELGHSPVVASAGDGWKNVPRDIDLRSSGSGLSGKIKSLAKPFQSLKKLKGFEVVQLINPFIFYNRFIPNRRFYSEVVEGNDSFFLLAAGDDAYYWRVARAKLKYGPFNDFLEFDIKAKNFFMSSDHAFKFNEYIANKAKGIIPIMYDYQIGYEGRKNLRPAIPIPINLSLVNFRPNIVKNKLVVFHGLNRYGFKGTKYVESAFEYLGKKYPNDLELIIKGHMPLAEYLTLMERANVVIDQTSSYSLGISGIYALAMGKVVMGGAERESLDCFKIQKSPVINIIPDSYDLIQKIEALLERRSDIEFLGEESRKYCEDHHSHLKVAQKYVEQWRAKDLIGFDKC
- a CDS encoding O-antigen polymerase, which encodes MLSIFRNADKPYFWLIGILMPTVPLVILFSANFEYFLTIISFFSFEIFLCVFLLSGPRVAYCDVDAESLVGLVKFLLFLISPVVIYPIYELIIGVSHSGASAYLLESRVKMLEGQGSQFGYFVFFLLKIASILVLILTYFENKLSIYSKFSICIVVIAQLSEGGRSFAFFILLSVFFIQMCKKGFPVIKLFFFSIVTIVLFSMSMPVFRLDVPLTFGTFSTGLLWFFGYSIAGFLSFEHIYNNDIQLYWRSFEALISSMGSDAWHEYIIDPYVVIPGDMEINTFSAYGLYFNYFGYGILIFLIAKTLVVAFFYRMQLSNPVFQLIYILLLASYPMIGLTDYFVDNLYLSLQLLIMYKLLRLVLVFRSMFFKTKL